The proteins below are encoded in one region of Methanofollis aquaemaris:
- a CDS encoding MBL fold metallo-hydrolase encodes MIFEQIESEGLAHYSYFIGAGRAAFVVDPRRDVDVYLDLAAAHGVGITHIFETHRNEDYCTGSLELAGATGAEILHGAALDFAFGRPVKDGDVVGVGSLEVRVLDTPGHTDESISLALAEAGHADTPFMVFTGDALFAGDVGRTDFFKERLEEMAGRLYDSLHDTILTLGDGVIVCPAHGAGSVCGGAISARPLTTVGHEKRTNPLLQLDKPEFIARKRAEHHPIPPYFATMERYNLAGPPPLGEAPSMRPMTAGAVENAAGRGAVLVDLRGPSAFAGGHIPGSLNIWEAGISAYLGYYAGYDQPIIFVDDAASAPRNAETQARRLGFDTIDGYLAGGMRAWYRSGRPIARCGTCSVREVEPGAKDQFILDVRDVATRLAVGTIPGSHSIPVEEIVGRIDEVPGYKKILVYCNTGFKGSLAASVLLKNGCQDVTNILGGMSAWIEAGREVRKGAGREWPPLPA; translated from the coding sequence ATGATCTTCGAGCAGATCGAATCAGAAGGATTGGCCCACTATTCGTACTTCATCGGGGCCGGGCGGGCCGCGTTCGTCGTCGATCCCAGGCGGGACGTGGACGTCTACCTCGACCTCGCCGCAGCGCACGGGGTCGGAATCACCCACATCTTCGAGACCCACCGCAACGAAGACTACTGCACCGGATCGCTCGAACTCGCCGGAGCGACCGGAGCGGAGATCCTTCATGGGGCGGCCCTGGACTTCGCCTTCGGCCGCCCGGTAAAGGATGGGGACGTCGTCGGCGTAGGATCGCTGGAGGTGCGGGTGCTCGACACCCCCGGTCACACCGACGAGAGCATCTCTCTCGCGCTCGCCGAGGCCGGGCATGCCGACACACCCTTCATGGTCTTCACCGGCGACGCCCTCTTTGCCGGCGACGTGGGGAGGACCGACTTCTTCAAAGAGCGCCTGGAAGAGATGGCCGGCAGACTCTACGACTCGCTCCACGACACGATCCTCACCCTCGGCGACGGCGTCATCGTCTGCCCGGCCCACGGCGCCGGGTCGGTCTGCGGCGGCGCGATCAGCGCCCGCCCGCTCACCACCGTCGGCCACGAGAAGCGGACGAACCCCCTTCTCCAACTTGACAAACCTGAGTTCATCGCCCGCAAACGCGCCGAACACCACCCCATCCCCCCGTACTTCGCCACCATGGAGCGCTACAACCTCGCCGGCCCCCCGCCCCTCGGAGAGGCCCCGTCGATGCGGCCGATGACCGCCGGCGCCGTCGAGAACGCGGCCGGACGGGGCGCCGTCCTCGTCGACCTCAGGGGGCCTTCCGCCTTTGCCGGCGGCCACATCCCCGGAAGCCTGAACATCTGGGAGGCCGGGATCTCGGCATATCTCGGATATTATGCAGGATACGACCAGCCCATCATCTTCGTCGACGACGCAGCATCGGCCCCGCGCAACGCCGAGACCCAGGCCCGACGCCTCGGATTCGACACCATTGACGGCTACCTGGCCGGCGGGATGAGAGCATGGTACCGCAGCGGCCGCCCCATCGCCAGGTGCGGAACCTGCTCGGTCCGCGAGGTGGAGCCCGGTGCAAAGGATCAGTTCATCCTCGACGTCAGGGATGTCGCCACCCGCCTGGCGGTCGGGACGATACCCGGTTCCCACTCCATCCCGGTCGAGGAGATCGTCGGCAGGATCGACGAAGTGCCGGGATACAAAAAGATCCTGGTCTACTGCAACACAGGGTTCAAAGGAAGCCTTGCGGCCTCGGTCCTTCTCAAGAACGGCTGCCAGGACGTCACCAACATCCTGGGCGGGATGAGCGCCTGGATCGAAGCCGGGCGTGAAGTCAGAAAAGGCGCGGGCAGGGAGTGGCCGCCACTCCCGGCATGA
- a CDS encoding fasciclin domain-containing protein, with the protein MKSGKWTLLVLAALVATLMVCGCTSTSPEGQTPSPTEVTTTVPIGETETVTETETVTETETVTVTETETEMGNETGNETGTTADIVGVATDAGTFTTLLTALDSAELTAALQEEGPYTVFAPNDAAFEALPAGTLDDLLANTTELTSVLQYHVVPGEFNATSLEDVETLETLEGEMLNVSVTDGVVTVEGATVVTADIEASNGIIHEIDAVLLPPTVMAVEEVAENETTESEAIETETTETETTETETTEI; encoded by the coding sequence ATGAAGAGTGGGAAATGGACACTCCTGGTGCTTGCAGCACTCGTAGCCACACTGATGGTCTGCGGGTGTACGAGCACCTCGCCGGAGGGCCAGACGCCGTCGCCGACAGAGGTTACGACGACTGTGCCCATCGGGGAGACTGAGACAGTAACCGAGACGGAAACCGTGACTGAAACAGAAACTGTGACAGTGACAGAGACAGAGACAGAAATGGGCAATGAGACTGGAAACGAGACCGGGACAACCGCTGATATCGTCGGGGTTGCGACCGATGCCGGAACCTTCACCACCCTGTTGACGGCGCTCGATTCGGCCGAACTGACTGCCGCACTCCAGGAGGAGGGGCCGTACACCGTCTTCGCACCGAACGACGCGGCCTTCGAGGCGCTGCCCGCCGGTACCCTCGATGACCTCCTGGCCAACACCACAGAGCTCACCAGCGTGCTGCAGTATCATGTGGTGCCCGGAGAGTTCAATGCGACATCTCTCGAAGATGTCGAGACGCTCGAAACGCTTGAGGGCGAGATGTTGAATGTCTCGGTCACCGACGGTGTCGTGACCGTTGAAGGTGCCACGGTGGTCACGGCTGATATCGAGGCAAGCAATGGTATCATCCATGAGATCGATGCCGTGCTCCTCCCGCCGACGGTGATGGCCGTTGAGGAAGTTGCCGAGAACGAGACAACCGAGAGCGAGGCAATAGAGACCGAGACGACCGAGACTGAGACAACAGAGACCGAGACGACTGAAATCTGA
- a CDS encoding thioredoxin domain-containing protein has product MEGEKNRPKPNHLIGEKSPYLLQHAYNPVDWYPWGEEAFERARSENKPIFLSIGYSTCHWCHVMAEESFEDPAVAQLLNETFVPIKVDREERPDIDAVYMEACLSLTGTGGWPLNVILTSEKLPFYAATYIPRESRFGMTGLFELVPRIQRLWADQRKDVVASADEIRERLIRAQTGRKTGTEPGIDLIHRTYRELIRRYDQNNAGFDNAPKFPAPHTLQFLIRYWSETGEEKALDMAEETLRAIRRGGIFDQLGYGVHRYTTDAEWVVPHFEKMLYDQAFLALACIEAYEATREPFYRETADEVFEYVLRDLQSPDGAFYTAEDADSEGIEGKFYLWTAEDVGELLDPADADLFVRAYGIGRALKSKGPVPGVNILHQRVPAIDLAEEFAMREDEVRTKLEGARKTLLSARARRPRPSVDDKVLLDWNAFMIAALARGGQVFGEERYVAAAESATIFLLDRMRRKDGRLFHRYRDGETAVPGMLNDYAAMVWALTELYPATFEGTYLREARLLADHMIDLFGDKDEGGFFTSPRGGEELILRRKEAYDGAVPSGNSLALTALLALSRLTGSTLYAQAASSGLGAFSTMASERPSSYAGYMDALLSALSHSYEVVVAGERDDMRTRKFLEVLKGYYLPYTSLILRDSRNEGVLNAVAPYTREMDLDEGRPVTYLCRGSACEQPVTDTSTLRKVIAGERVPWGKDYMEQIMKRG; this is encoded by the coding sequence ATGGAAGGCGAGAAGAACCGGCCGAAGCCGAATCATCTTATTGGAGAGAAGAGTCCGTACCTGTTGCAGCACGCCTATAACCCGGTGGACTGGTATCCGTGGGGGGAAGAGGCGTTCGAACGTGCACGGAGTGAAAATAAACCGATCTTTCTCTCGATCGGATACTCGACCTGTCACTGGTGTCATGTAATGGCAGAGGAGTCGTTCGAAGACCCCGCGGTGGCGCAGTTGCTCAACGAGACCTTTGTCCCGATCAAAGTCGACCGGGAGGAGCGGCCTGACATCGATGCCGTCTACATGGAGGCATGCCTCTCGCTCACCGGGACAGGGGGGTGGCCTCTGAACGTCATCCTGACGTCTGAGAAACTTCCGTTCTATGCGGCCACCTATATTCCCAGGGAGTCGCGCTTCGGGATGACCGGTCTCTTCGAACTGGTCCCGCGGATACAGAGACTCTGGGCCGATCAGCGCAAAGACGTCGTCGCCTCGGCCGACGAGATCAGGGAACGACTGATCCGTGCGCAGACCGGCAGAAAGACCGGCACCGAACCGGGGATCGATCTCATCCATCGGACCTACCGGGAACTGATACGACGATACGATCAGAACAACGCCGGCTTCGACAACGCCCCGAAGTTCCCGGCACCGCACACACTCCAGTTCCTCATACGCTACTGGAGTGAGACCGGCGAGGAAAAAGCGCTCGACATGGCCGAAGAGACCCTGCGAGCGATCCGAAGGGGCGGAATATTCGACCAACTCGGCTATGGGGTCCACCGTTACACCACCGACGCCGAATGGGTGGTGCCCCATTTCGAGAAGATGCTCTACGACCAGGCCTTCCTCGCCCTCGCCTGCATCGAGGCATATGAGGCGACCAGGGAACCGTTCTACCGTGAGACCGCCGACGAGGTCTTCGAGTATGTGCTGCGGGATCTGCAGTCGCCTGACGGAGCGTTTTACACCGCCGAAGACGCGGACAGCGAGGGGATCGAGGGGAAGTTCTATCTCTGGACCGCCGAGGACGTTGGAGAACTCCTCGACCCCGCCGACGCCGACCTCTTTGTCAGGGCATACGGCATCGGCCGTGCCCTCAAGAGCAAGGGGCCGGTGCCAGGCGTGAACATCCTGCATCAGCGGGTGCCGGCGATCGATCTTGCCGAGGAGTTCGCGATGCGAGAGGACGAGGTGAGGACAAAACTCGAGGGTGCCAGGAAGACCCTTCTCTCGGCCCGTGCCAGGCGGCCGCGGCCGTCTGTCGACGACAAAGTTCTTCTCGACTGGAACGCCTTCATGATCGCAGCGCTGGCCAGGGGCGGGCAGGTCTTTGGCGAGGAGCGCTACGTCGCGGCGGCCGAGAGTGCGACCATTTTTCTCCTCGACCGGATGCGGCGGAAGGACGGAAGACTCTTCCACCGGTACCGGGACGGCGAGACGGCGGTCCCCGGCATGCTCAACGACTATGCCGCCATGGTCTGGGCGCTCACCGAACTCTACCCCGCCACCTTCGAGGGCACGTACCTGCGGGAGGCCCGTCTCCTTGCCGATCATATGATCGACCTCTTCGGGGACAAAGATGAAGGAGGGTTCTTTACCTCCCCGAGAGGCGGCGAAGAGTTGATCCTCAGGAGAAAAGAGGCATATGACGGAGCAGTGCCGTCAGGGAACTCTCTTGCCCTCACCGCGCTGCTCGCCCTCTCCCGCCTGACCGGCAGCACCCTCTATGCACAGGCCGCCTCCTCGGGCCTCGGGGCATTCTCGACGATGGCCTCCGAGCGGCCGTCGTCCTATGCCGGGTATATGGACGCCCTCCTCTCCGCCCTTTCCCACTCCTATGAGGTCGTGGTCGCGGGAGAGAGAGACGACATGAGGACGAGAAAGTTTCTGGAAGTCCTGAAAGGATATTATCTCCCATATACCTCGCTCATCCTGAGAGACAGCAGGAACGAGGGCGTGCTCAATGCGGTCGCACCCTATACCCGCGAGATGGACCTCGACGAAGGGAGGCCGGTGACCTACCTCTGCAGGGGTTCGGCATGCGAACAACCGGTGACCGACACCTCCACGCTCAGGAAGGTCATCGCAGGTGAGCGGGTCCCATGGGGGAAAGACTATATGGAGCAAATTATGAAGAGAGGATAA
- a CDS encoding NCS2 family permease: MGENFLERHFRLSEHGTSVKKEFVGGLVTFMTMAYIIVVNPAILEAAGMPFGPAMVATILSAIFGTVIMGIYANRPFAIAPYMGENAFVAYTVCGVLGYSWQTALGAVFISGVLLTILTLTKSRNLMVEAVPHNLKVSFAVGIGMFITFIGLVNSKIVVLGVEGAPLHIGQVTSPEVLIAVVGFLIMAALMIRKVKGAVLIGILSAALLAFAGGVAKAPEQIVSMPPDVSAVFLQLDVLGALSWGFFAVILTMFTMDFLDTMGTLVGASAKAGFLDEDGNLPEIEKPFLADSLATVFGAVAGTTTTGTFVESAAGIEEGGRTGLCALVVAAFFALGLFFSPLFAAIPAAATGPALIIVGILMMSAVKDLEFEDYAEAIPAFAVIVLMSFTYNMGVGLCAGFVLFPLLKVVQGKVRDVKPAAWVLFLLCLAFFIFYPY; encoded by the coding sequence ATGGGCGAAAACTTCTTAGAACGTCATTTCAGACTTAGCGAACATGGCACGTCGGTCAAAAAAGAGTTTGTCGGCGGCCTTGTCACATTCATGACGATGGCTTATATCATCGTCGTCAACCCGGCGATCCTTGAGGCGGCGGGTATGCCCTTCGGACCGGCGATGGTCGCGACAATTCTCTCGGCCATCTTCGGGACAGTGATCATGGGAATCTACGCCAACCGGCCTTTCGCGATCGCTCCCTATATGGGAGAGAACGCCTTCGTCGCATACACGGTCTGCGGCGTCCTCGGCTATTCGTGGCAGACGGCACTCGGTGCGGTCTTCATCTCGGGCGTGCTCCTGACGATCCTCACGCTCACGAAGTCCAGGAACCTCATGGTCGAGGCCGTGCCTCACAACCTCAAGGTCAGTTTTGCCGTGGGTATCGGGATGTTCATCACCTTCATCGGGCTGGTGAACTCGAAGATCGTCGTCCTCGGGGTTGAAGGGGCGCCGCTCCATATCGGACAGGTCACCTCGCCCGAGGTGCTGATCGCCGTCGTCGGGTTTTTGATCATGGCGGCTCTGATGATCCGCAAAGTGAAAGGTGCGGTCCTCATCGGGATCCTCTCCGCCGCCCTGCTCGCCTTCGCCGGCGGGGTCGCGAAGGCACCCGAGCAGATCGTCAGCATGCCCCCCGATGTCTCGGCGGTCTTCCTCCAGCTCGATGTGCTGGGTGCGCTCTCCTGGGGGTTCTTCGCGGTCATCCTGACGATGTTCACGATGGACTTCCTGGACACGATGGGGACGCTCGTCGGCGCCTCGGCCAAGGCCGGGTTCCTGGACGAGGACGGGAACCTGCCCGAGATCGAGAAGCCCTTCCTCGCCGACTCGCTCGCGACGGTCTTTGGCGCCGTCGCCGGGACGACGACGACCGGCACCTTCGTCGAGTCGGCGGCCGGGATCGAGGAGGGAGGACGGACCGGGCTCTGCGCCCTGGTCGTCGCCGCCTTCTTCGCGCTCGGTCTCTTCTTCTCGCCGCTCTTCGCGGCCATCCCTGCGGCGGCCACCGGGCCGGCACTGATCATCGTCGGGATCCTGATGATGTCGGCAGTGAAGGACCTGGAGTTCGAGGACTATGCCGAGGCGATCCCGGCATTTGCGGTCATCGTGCTGATGAGCTTCACCTACAACATGGGTGTCGGGCTCTGCGCGGGTTTCGTTCTCTTCCCGCTCCTCAAGGTCGTGCAGGGGAAGGTGCGTGACGTCAAGCCGGCGGCATGGGTGCTCTTCCTGCTCTGTCTGGCCTTCTTCATCTTCTATCCTTACTAA
- a CDS encoding TIGR04083 family peptide-modifying radical SAM enzyme — protein sequence MKSTFHIMLIPTLGCPAHCKYCWSSDEHSPRMSIETIEDVVEWLKDFRDDQVTVTFHGGEPLLAGEAFYREALPLLAEGLGHLNPTFAIQTNLWLLTPGIADLFAKYNIPVGSSIDGPKEICDVQRGEGYYERTMRGYEIAREHGLDVRFICTFTSDSVERKEEIFDFFLENNLTLKLHPALPSLRDSNPDRWTLTPEKYGELLVYLLDQSLEHLGEIEVMNINDLCRGVFTRHGTVCTYADCMGNTFAIGPDGSIYPCYRFVGMPEFVMGNVATHPSREDLEQSAVWKQMEAFRAYVDEHCKDCAHIKYCRGGCPYNAIAPTGGEVMGVDPHCPAYARIFEEIGGRINKEMFESSPFLEMGGSRSRSRRARETKPGVMALIRQIAMR from the coding sequence ATGAAAAGCACCTTCCACATCATGCTCATCCCCACCCTGGGCTGCCCGGCCCACTGCAAATATTGCTGGAGTTCGGATGAGCACTCTCCCCGGATGAGCATCGAGACGATCGAGGATGTGGTCGAATGGCTCAAGGACTTCAGGGACGACCAGGTCACCGTCACCTTCCATGGCGGCGAGCCCCTCCTTGCCGGCGAGGCATTTTACCGCGAGGCCCTCCCCCTCCTCGCCGAAGGGCTCGGTCACCTCAACCCCACCTTCGCCATCCAGACCAACCTCTGGCTCCTCACGCCCGGCATCGCCGACCTCTTCGCGAAGTATAACATCCCGGTCGGCTCCAGCATCGACGGCCCCAAAGAGATCTGCGACGTGCAGCGGGGCGAGGGCTACTATGAGCGGACGATGCGGGGCTACGAGATCGCCCGCGAGCACGGCCTCGACGTCAGGTTCATCTGCACCTTCACCTCCGACTCGGTGGAGCGCAAAGAGGAGATCTTCGACTTCTTCCTCGAAAACAACCTCACCCTCAAACTCCACCCGGCCCTCCCGTCGCTGCGCGACTCCAACCCGGACCGGTGGACGCTCACCCCGGAGAAGTACGGCGAACTCCTCGTCTATCTCCTCGACCAGTCCCTGGAGCACCTGGGCGAGATCGAGGTGATGAACATCAACGATCTCTGCCGCGGCGTCTTCACCCGCCACGGCACGGTCTGCACCTACGCCGACTGCATGGGCAACACCTTCGCAATCGGCCCGGACGGGAGCATCTACCCGTGTTACCGCTTCGTGGGCATGCCGGAGTTCGTGATGGGCAATGTCGCCACCCACCCGAGCAGGGAAGACCTTGAGCAGTCGGCGGTCTGGAAGCAGATGGAGGCGTTCAGGGCGTACGTGGACGAGCACTGCAAGGACTGCGCCCACATCAAATATTGCCGGGGCGGGTGTCCGTACAACGCCATCGCACCGACCGGCGGCGAGGTCATGGGCGTCGACCCGCACTGCCCGGCCTATGCCAGGATCTTCGAGGAGATCGGCGGCAGGATCAACAAGGAGATGTTCGAGTCCTCGCCGTTCCTGGAGATGGGGGGATCGCGGTCGCGGTCGCGGCGGGCGAGGGAGACGAAGCCGGGCGTGATGGCGCTGATCAGGCAGATTGCGATGCGGTGA
- a CDS encoding DUF5400 family protein codes for METIYQVLALAVLASSMVTGFIIFRMLGMKLALHFGALMLALVATLAALATGIPALAMAAAALQVLATVTAFTQVWTPFRYSFQTSPGFAPHLAMVTMLPVLAAASVLL; via the coding sequence ATGGAAACGATCTATCAGGTGCTCGCCCTTGCAGTCCTCGCAAGCAGCATGGTGACCGGCTTCATTATCTTCAGGATGCTCGGGATGAAACTCGCCCTCCACTTCGGGGCGCTGATGCTCGCCCTCGTCGCCACCCTCGCCGCCCTCGCGACCGGCATCCCGGCGCTTGCCATGGCAGCCGCCGCCCTCCAGGTGCTGGCGACGGTCACGGCCTTCACCCAGGTCTGGACCCCCTTCAGGTACTCCTTCCAGACCTCGCCGGGTTTCGCGCCGCACCTCGCCATGGTGACGATGCTCCCGGTGCTCGCGGCGGCCTCGGTGCTGCTCTGA
- a CDS encoding DsrE family protein — protein MAKTVSALGIKAPNASILADNVVKHLDDPAETVVFLLSPGAEEGMEAVAGKHGYTLEITSAENHTEARMTPTGSTMEEIDVSGDFCPGPVITVGTILATLPVGERLKVTSTSADSIADIAAAVESSGSKVVKQGADGEKHYLIAEKAEKQESSQAVVARDRVLIAQSNGIGNAERAYATFLFAKAAQSMGKEVTVFLLMDGVSMARQGNAAVVKHPAFDRLDHLMDEVIRGGATVYACEMSAKFRGIGQADLVDGVRLAGAATYIQLLSDPANAVVNF, from the coding sequence ATGGCAAAGACCGTCAGCGCCCTCGGGATCAAGGCCCCGAACGCCTCCATCCTCGCCGACAACGTCGTCAAACATCTGGACGACCCGGCGGAGACCGTCGTCTTCCTCCTCAGCCCGGGCGCCGAGGAGGGGATGGAGGCCGTGGCCGGGAAGCACGGCTACACCCTGGAGATCACATCAGCAGAGAACCACACGGAGGCACGCATGACACCCACCGGCAGCACCATGGAAGAGATCGACGTCAGCGGGGACTTCTGTCCCGGCCCGGTGATCACGGTCGGCACCATCCTCGCCACCCTTCCGGTCGGGGAGAGGCTGAAGGTCACGAGCACGAGCGCCGACTCGATCGCCGACATCGCCGCGGCCGTCGAGTCGTCGGGCTCGAAGGTCGTGAAGCAGGGCGCCGACGGCGAGAAGCACTACCTCATCGCCGAGAAGGCCGAGAAGCAGGAAAGTTCCCAGGCCGTCGTGGCCCGCGACCGCGTCCTCATCGCCCAGAGCAACGGGATCGGCAACGCCGAGCGGGCCTACGCAACCTTCCTCTTTGCGAAGGCGGCGCAGAGCATGGGCAAAGAGGTGACGGTCTTCCTGCTCATGGACGGCGTAAGCATGGCGCGGCAGGGGAACGCCGCAGTCGTCAAACACCCGGCCTTCGACCGTCTCGACCACCTCATGGACGAGGTGATCCGGGGCGGGGCCACGGTCTACGCCTGCGAGATGAGCGCGAAGTTCAGGGGGATCGGCCAGGCCGACCTCGTGGACGGGGTCAGACTGGCCGGGGCCGCGACCTACATCCAGCTCCTCAGCGACCCTGCGAACGCCGTCGTCAACTTCTGA
- a CDS encoding DUF169 domain-containing protein: protein MSYETTATELIELLGLKGSPVAVKLAKTADDVPAGYAKVEKSRHCQFVQDARLKGAAGYATADEHQCKGGAGVMGIGPLPEHLANGSTYHKLGNFKTAEGALETVAAMPKSTEKFYASVYAPLETAAFEPDVVVIVATPRQALRLTQASLHAHGGRVSSDYSGIQSICADAVVAVIQRGVPNMTLGCNGSRKNSGIAEDEVILGIPPAHLDGIVEALKIFKEKWG from the coding sequence ATGTCCTACGAGACGACCGCAACCGAACTCATCGAACTGCTGGGGCTGAAAGGCAGCCCCGTCGCCGTGAAACTTGCGAAGACCGCCGACGACGTCCCGGCAGGCTATGCAAAGGTCGAGAAGAGCAGGCACTGCCAGTTTGTCCAGGACGCCAGACTCAAAGGGGCCGCCGGGTATGCCACCGCCGACGAGCACCAGTGCAAGGGCGGCGCCGGCGTCATGGGCATCGGCCCCCTCCCCGAGCACCTGGCCAATGGGAGCACCTACCACAAACTCGGCAACTTCAAGACCGCCGAAGGGGCGCTCGAGACCGTCGCCGCGATGCCGAAGAGCACCGAAAAGTTCTACGCCTCGGTCTACGCCCCCCTGGAGACGGCCGCCTTCGAGCCCGACGTGGTCGTCATCGTCGCCACGCCCAGGCAGGCCCTCCGGCTCACCCAGGCCTCCCTCCACGCCCACGGCGGCCGGGTCTCCAGCGACTACTCCGGTATCCAGTCCATCTGTGCCGACGCCGTCGTCGCCGTCATCCAGCGCGGCGTCCCGAACATGACCCTGGGCTGCAATGGCTCAAGGAAGAACTCCGGGATCGCCGAAGACGAAGTGATCCTCGGCATCCCGCCCGCACACCTTGACGGGATCGTCGAGGCCCTGAAGATCTTCAAGGAGAAGTGGGGCTGA
- a CDS encoding GAF domain-containing protein, producing the protein METYSDTEQVILSYLRSHRPEECMLDKISRGTGKSRATVLKYLGILHARGLLEYTFVGRSKLWMVKEEAGVGEQAAPAAAPAEEEQDLAALAFALYEARRREADLADRLALPETIVLTVTDDLRVLAANRLFASLFPDTGSLRDLLRPADEPRVDGALRTVRAGRAATVELDLREKAGVYRPYAVTLVPAPASGPAGCVAVIGEDLSSRRRTKRDLEALLYIIRSVGTAPDEEHLLEGTMTGIREKLVPYLHAAVFTPGGRPAYATFEPSADRLAAVTPLVRESMENLETATAGPLALPGIEGEVKSALAVPIIEEEEATGTVLLLLGSAASATLVESLEIVADELASALKMQRLDRERSEYVNTLLALNRLSGILNDARDEASMLERSIEAVMGALGFEMGCVYLLDEADEMVPRVQRNMPESLRQMCLSGVFDALFERAFAEQKVVYITPETPAYAALDEAVRAQGVRTVLIMPIKIGGEVVGLLNMGSGREKRYMRTSLENLSSIGLQLGLALERSRLARELEARG; encoded by the coding sequence ATGGAGACGTACTCAGATACCGAGCAGGTGATCCTCTCCTACCTCAGGTCGCACCGGCCTGAGGAGTGCATGCTCGACAAGATCTCCAGGGGGACCGGGAAGAGCAGGGCCACGGTCCTGAAATATCTCGGCATCCTCCATGCGAGGGGGCTCCTGGAGTACACCTTTGTCGGCCGCAGCAAACTCTGGATGGTGAAGGAAGAGGCGGGCGTCGGGGAGCAGGCGGCACCCGCGGCGGCGCCTGCCGAGGAGGAGCAGGATCTCGCGGCCCTGGCCTTCGCCCTCTACGAGGCCAGGCGGCGGGAGGCCGACCTCGCCGACCGGCTCGCCCTCCCGGAGACGATCGTCCTGACCGTCACCGACGATCTCAGGGTGCTCGCCGCAAACCGTCTCTTCGCCTCCCTCTTCCCCGACACCGGGAGCCTGCGCGACCTCCTCCGCCCGGCCGACGAGCCGAGAGTGGACGGGGCGCTCCGGACGGTGAGAGCGGGCCGGGCTGCCACCGTCGAACTTGATCTCAGGGAGAAGGCCGGGGTCTACCGCCCCTATGCCGTCACCCTCGTCCCCGCGCCGGCCAGCGGCCCGGCCGGGTGCGTGGCCGTCATCGGGGAAGATCTTTCGAGTCGCCGGCGGACGAAACGGGACCTGGAGGCACTGCTGTATATCATCAGGAGTGTGGGGACCGCACCGGACGAGGAGCACCTCCTGGAGGGGACGATGACGGGCATCAGGGAGAAACTGGTCCCGTACCTCCATGCGGCGGTCTTCACGCCCGGCGGGCGTCCGGCCTACGCCACCTTCGAGCCTTCCGCCGACCGTCTGGCCGCCGTCACTCCGCTGGTGAGGGAGAGCATGGAAAATCTCGAGACCGCGACCGCCGGGCCGCTCGCCCTCCCCGGCATCGAGGGCGAGGTAAAATCCGCCCTTGCCGTCCCGATCATCGAGGAGGAGGAGGCGACCGGCACCGTGCTCCTGCTCCTCGGCTCAGCGGCGAGCGCGACGCTGGTCGAGAGCCTGGAGATCGTCGCCGACGAACTGGCGAGCGCCCTGAAGATGCAGCGCCTCGACCGGGAGCGGAGCGAGTACGTCAACACGCTCCTAGCCCTCAACCGCCTCTCCGGGATCCTCAACGACGCACGAGACGAGGCGTCGATGCTGGAGCGTTCCATCGAGGCGGTGATGGGGGCGCTCGGCTTCGAGATGGGCTGCGTCTACCTCCTCGACGAGGCCGACGAGATGGTCCCGCGGGTGCAGCGCAACATGCCCGAGAGCCTGCGGCAGATGTGCCTCTCCGGCGTCTTCGACGCCCTCTTCGAGCGGGCGTTTGCCGAGCAGAAGGTCGTGTACATCACCCCCGAGACTCCGGCCTATGCCGCGCTCGACGAGGCCGTCAGGGCGCAGGGGGTGAGGACCGTCCTCATCATGCCGATCAAGATCGGCGGCGAGGTGGTGGGGCTGCTGAATATGGGGAGCGGCAGAGAGAAGCGGTATATGCGCACCAGCCTGGAGAACCTCTCCTCCATCGGGCTCCAGCTGGGGCTGGCCCTGGAACGTTCGAGGCTGGCTCGGGAACTTGAGGCGCGGGGGTGA